In Calothrix sp. NIES-2098, the DNA window ATACTTCCCATCCTTTCCAAGCGAGTAAGCAAAAAGTAAAAAAAATTTCTTCGTAATGCTGGAATCGGGTGTAGTGAGTTATTTTCAGAGCCATTACCTCGCAACACTTCCTGGGCGGTCGCACCTGTGTATCAATAATTTGCAGTAATAATATTAACTTATTTATTAAGTTCTTGACAGATTTAAGTATTGTATTTTACTTTTAAGCCTAAGTGTTGAGTCTCATCGACACCACTAAGCCGAACCTTGAAAACCTCATAACTTCGTTGACTGGTGTCGATTGCTTACACAGTAAAGTTTCCAAGCTGTGAAGAGTTAAATTTATTGACAATTTTCAGTATTTGTTGACACTAATAAAACTGGTGTCGAATTGGGTATCTGAAATCTTTGCTCAGTAAGCTTTCTAGAAGTGAACTCTTGCCGATCACATTGCCCCGCAAGGGGATGGAAACTTTGAAGATCAAAACCTTTAGGAAACCGCGTTTTCCTTGCCGATCACATTGCCCCGCAAGGGGATGGAAACCAGAGACTCGTGCTTCACTCCAAACACCTTGAATATTTGCTTGCCGATCACATTGCCCCGCAAGGGGATGGAAACCAGAGACTCGTGCTTCACTCCAAACACCTTGAATATTTGCTTGCCGATCACATTGCCCCGCAAGGGGATGGAAACGCTGGGGACACACCTTGTGCAGCTGCTCCGGCACTTCTTGCCGATCACATTGCCCCGCAAGGGGATGGAAACCAGCTATGCTTTGTCCTATCAAAACAAAAACAAAAACAAAACTTGCCGATCACATTGCCCCGCAAGGGGATGGAAACTTCTTCTATTGTTCCCTTGGCATTAATCACATTAACTTGCCGATCACATCGCCCCGTAAGGGGATGGAAACAGGAGAATCTCAGCCACAAGCTTATCGACCTCCCAAGCTTTCCGACCACATCACCCCGCAAGGGGATGGAAACCCGAAACCGTCTCGCTTGGCTTGGATCATCGCAAGACTTTCCAATCGCATTACCCCGCAAGGGGATGAGAACTCTTAACTAAATATGCCTTAGCGAGCAACTACAGCAAGTCTACAAGCTGTATACAGGATGCACACATTTACCAAACTAAAGCTTAGTACCAGCTTCACAGATTGCGATCGCGTGGAGCGCAGTGCCAGAGGCAATCACAGTTCATCACATTCAGCCGATCGCCTAAGCAATAGGTTTCTTACTATATTTCTCAAATAAATCATTTAGAGCCTCAGCGAGTAAGGCTTGTACAGTTGTATCTTGCTCCAAAACCAGTTGTCTCAATTGTTTTAATACTGCTGGGTCAAAATGTCCGGCGACCGCCCCCTAGTCAAAAGACTAATTTTCTGTAAATGTATAAACACGATTTCCTTTATTTACAGAAATGATTATTTCAGTACAGAACCAAAAAGGGGGCGTGGGCAAGACAACGTTGGCAATTCACATCAGTCATGGGCTGGTGTTGAAAGGTCATAGTGTATTGCTGGTGGATGCAGATCCGCAAGGTTCATCAAGAGATTGGGCAGCGGCACGGGGAGAAAAACCGCCATTTCCAGTAGTAGGATTAGACCGCCCTACCATTCACCGTGATTTACCAGCCCTGGCTAAAGATTATGACGATGTAGTGATAGACGGGCCACCGCGAGTCTCTGATTTAGCGCGAAGTGCAATTATTGCCGCAGATGTGGTTGTGATTCCCATTCAGCCCAGCCCTTATGATATCTGGGCAGCAGATGAAGTTATCAAACTCATCAAAGAAGCTTCTGTATTTAAAGAAAACATTAAAGCCGTATTTGTAATTAATCGTAAAATAGTAAATACGGCAATTGGACGGGATGTAGTTGAAGCACTTGAGCAGTACCCCTTTTCAGTATTGAAGTCAGCTATCAGCCAGCGAGTT includes these proteins:
- a CDS encoding cobyrinic acid a,c-diamide synthase → MIISVQNQKGGVGKTTLAIHISHGLVLKGHSVLLVDADPQGSSRDWAAARGEKPPFPVVGLDRPTIHRDLPALAKDYDDVVIDGPPRVSDLARSAIIAADVVVIPIQPSPYDIWAADEVIKLIKEASVFKENIKAVFVINRKIVNTAIGRDVVEALEQYPFSVLKSAISQRVVFAESAATGNTVLEVDKNGSAAKEVKALVNELLKLGVE